From the Pseudarthrobacter sp. MM222 genome, one window contains:
- a CDS encoding thiamine pyrophosphate-binding protein produces the protein MTTITQDRHQEVINAITSLSPDGIAYVPSASIAPIINGLLEAGRADGGPNVFPVSREEEAVGVVGAYPFADKFGVIVMQDNGFGNALTALTTMAVSYHLPMLIVANTRGGLGEYNSMIHSISEPVPEILRSSAIPVFRIDRRNSAKDWGATVHEAGQHARMTFRPVVVLMEFFDHTDAKAKA, from the coding sequence GTGACAACCATTACCCAGGACCGCCACCAGGAGGTGATCAATGCCATCACCTCACTCTCCCCGGACGGTATTGCTTACGTTCCCAGTGCCAGCATCGCGCCCATCATCAACGGACTCTTGGAGGCCGGCCGCGCCGACGGAGGACCCAATGTCTTTCCCGTCTCCCGCGAAGAAGAAGCAGTTGGAGTTGTCGGAGCGTACCCGTTCGCCGACAAATTCGGTGTCATCGTGATGCAGGACAACGGCTTCGGAAACGCACTCACCGCACTCACGACCATGGCCGTGTCGTACCACTTGCCCATGCTGATCGTCGCCAACACGCGCGGCGGCCTCGGCGAGTACAACTCCATGATTCACAGCATCTCCGAGCCCGTCCCGGAAATCCTCCGCTCATCCGCCATCCCGGTCTTCCGCATTGACCGTCGGAACTCGGCGAAGGATTGGGGCGCAACCGTCCACGAAGCCGGCCAGCACGCCCGCATGACCTTTCGGCCCGTCGTCGTGCTCATGGAATTCTTTGACCACACCGATGCAAAGGCAAAAGCATGA
- a CDS encoding NAD-dependent succinate-semialdehyde dehydrogenase has protein sequence MNALKNLQLPKTDLYIGGDWVSASSGAAIKVVNPATEEVIGEVSDAGVSDGLLALDAAAAAQTSWAATPARERADVLRSAYEAILARRNEFAAIIVAEMGKPWAEAQGEVDYGAGFFRWFAESAGRLHTEGQFGVEPGGEYRIAVSKRPVGPCLLITPWNFPLAMGARKIAPALAAGCTVVLKPAAQTPLTSLLLAEVLHDCGVPAGVVNVVTTSDSPAVVSAIMEDRRLKKVSFTGSTQVGQILLRQAADSVLNTSMELGGNGPLIVFDDADLDQALEGAMVAKLRNGGESCVAANRIFVHRPIAAEFIRRFTAKMRQVVMGDGSNPTSGLGPLIDGKQLAKVSSLVDDAVNKGAVCALGGNIADRAGYFYEPTVIHGIPSDADIRTEEIFGPVAAIYEFDTEDEAVDEANNTPYGLASYVFTRDVNRALRVADALETGMTGINRGIVSNPSAPFGGVKASGLGREGGTEGLDAYLETKYTGIQI, from the coding sequence GTGAACGCCCTCAAGAACCTGCAACTCCCCAAAACCGACCTGTATATCGGTGGAGACTGGGTTTCGGCCTCCTCCGGCGCCGCCATCAAGGTGGTCAACCCAGCCACTGAAGAGGTCATAGGCGAGGTGTCCGACGCCGGCGTCAGCGACGGCTTGCTCGCCCTGGACGCCGCCGCAGCTGCGCAAACCTCGTGGGCGGCTACCCCAGCTCGTGAACGGGCTGACGTACTACGCTCCGCCTATGAGGCAATACTGGCCAGGCGAAACGAATTTGCAGCCATAATCGTCGCCGAAATGGGCAAACCATGGGCAGAAGCCCAAGGCGAAGTCGACTATGGCGCCGGGTTTTTCCGCTGGTTCGCGGAGTCTGCCGGCCGACTGCACACAGAAGGCCAATTCGGCGTGGAACCCGGCGGTGAATACCGCATCGCGGTGTCAAAGCGTCCCGTCGGTCCGTGTCTTCTCATCACTCCCTGGAATTTCCCATTGGCGATGGGGGCGCGAAAAATAGCCCCCGCGCTGGCGGCTGGATGCACCGTCGTCCTGAAACCCGCGGCACAAACCCCGTTGACCAGCCTGCTGCTCGCCGAGGTACTCCATGATTGTGGCGTCCCTGCCGGCGTAGTGAACGTCGTTACCACCAGCGACTCCCCTGCGGTCGTGTCCGCGATCATGGAAGATCGCAGGTTGAAGAAGGTGTCCTTCACAGGATCGACCCAGGTGGGACAGATCCTCCTGCGGCAGGCTGCAGATAGCGTGCTCAACACCTCCATGGAGCTGGGAGGAAACGGACCACTCATCGTCTTTGATGACGCCGACCTCGACCAGGCACTCGAGGGTGCCATGGTGGCCAAACTCAGGAACGGAGGCGAATCCTGCGTGGCAGCCAATAGGATCTTCGTCCATCGGCCCATTGCGGCAGAGTTCATTCGCCGGTTTACCGCCAAGATGCGTCAAGTCGTCATGGGTGATGGCAGCAATCCAACGTCGGGACTGGGACCGCTAATTGACGGTAAGCAGCTCGCGAAGGTCAGCTCCCTTGTCGATGACGCTGTAAACAAGGGCGCAGTCTGCGCCCTGGGCGGCAACATCGCTGACAGGGCCGGCTACTTCTACGAACCCACCGTCATTCACGGCATCCCGTCCGACGCCGATATCCGCACAGAGGAAATCTTCGGACCTGTCGCAGCAATCTATGAATTTGATACCGAAGACGAAGCTGTCGACGAAGCCAACAACACTCCCTACGGCCTTGCCTCCTACGTATTCACTCGGGACGTCAACCGGGCACTCCGCGTGGCCGATGCCCTCGAAACAGGCATGACCGGCATCAACCGGGGAATTGTGAGCAACCCTTCGGCACCGTTTGGTGGCGTGAAGGCTTCCGGTCTGGGCCGGGAAGGTGGCACCGAGGGCCTCGACGCCTACCTCGAAACCAAGTACACCGGCATCCAGATCTAG
- a CDS encoding amino acid ABC transporter ATP-binding protein translates to MISLRSVNKHFGPLHVLRDVNLEVGRGQVVVILGPSGSGKSTLCRTINRLEVKDSGTISVDGRRLPDEGKALTRYRADVGMVFQSFNLFAHKTIIENVMLAPQKVRKLPKAVARAKGMELLDRVGIANQADKLPAQLSGGQQQRVAIARALAMEPKVMLFDEPTSALDPEMVTEVLEVMTSLAKGGMTMLVVTHEMGFARRAADRVVFMADGQILEDTTPEEFFSTPSTARARDFLGKILSH, encoded by the coding sequence ATGATTTCGCTGCGAAGTGTGAACAAGCACTTCGGTCCCCTTCATGTCCTGCGTGACGTCAACCTTGAGGTCGGCCGTGGGCAGGTGGTTGTCATTCTGGGTCCATCAGGGTCCGGAAAGTCCACCCTGTGCCGCACGATCAACCGCCTTGAAGTCAAGGATTCCGGAACGATTTCTGTCGACGGGCGCCGCCTGCCTGACGAGGGTAAAGCCCTGACCCGGTATCGGGCCGACGTTGGCATGGTCTTTCAGTCATTCAACCTCTTTGCCCACAAGACAATTATCGAAAATGTCATGTTGGCACCGCAGAAGGTCCGGAAGCTCCCCAAAGCCGTAGCGCGTGCCAAGGGCATGGAGCTGCTGGACCGGGTCGGTATCGCCAACCAGGCAGATAAATTGCCCGCCCAGCTCTCCGGGGGACAGCAGCAGCGAGTGGCGATCGCCCGTGCACTCGCGATGGAACCCAAGGTCATGTTGTTCGATGAACCAACCTCGGCCCTTGACCCGGAAATGGTCACCGAGGTTCTGGAAGTCATGACGTCGCTGGCTAAAGGCGGCATGACGATGCTGGTGGTCACTCACGAGATGGGCTTCGCCCGCCGGGCCGCTGACAGGGTTGTCTTCATGGCCGACGGGCAGATCCTCGAGGACACGACGCCCGAAGAATTTTTCTCCACGCCGTCCACAGCCAGGGCAAGAGATTTTCTCGGCAAAATTCTTAGCCACTAG
- a CDS encoding glutamate ABC transporter substrate-binding protein encodes MNFKSFAAMSSAAVLLTLSATGCGSAAAEAKGLEASAKAGKLTIGISFDRPGLGMKNPDGTLRGFDVDIAKYVAGKLGVQESAITWKEAPPAQRENLIQNGQVDYIVNTYSINDARKERIAFAGPYFLAGQSLLVRADNTDITGPESLNGGKKLCSVTGSTPAQNIKKNYSKDAQLQEYDTPSACVEALKSGAVDAMTTDDIQLAGYASVNQGKLKVVGKPFSKENYGIGLKKDDSSGRGKINDAIEAMVKDGAWEAAFKSNLGPSGYAMPAAPAVDRY; translated from the coding sequence ATGAATTTCAAATCGTTCGCCGCCATGTCTTCCGCGGCCGTCCTGCTTACGCTGTCTGCCACCGGATGCGGCTCGGCCGCCGCTGAAGCCAAGGGCTTAGAAGCAAGCGCCAAGGCCGGAAAACTGACCATCGGAATTTCCTTCGACCGGCCGGGACTCGGAATGAAGAACCCCGACGGAACGCTCCGGGGTTTCGACGTCGATATCGCCAAATACGTGGCCGGCAAACTGGGCGTCCAGGAATCGGCCATCACCTGGAAGGAAGCGCCGCCAGCCCAGCGGGAGAATCTGATCCAGAACGGCCAGGTTGACTACATCGTAAACACGTACAGCATCAATGATGCTCGCAAGGAACGGATTGCGTTCGCCGGACCGTACTTCCTTGCAGGCCAGTCATTGCTGGTCCGGGCGGACAACACTGACATCACGGGACCCGAGTCGCTGAATGGCGGAAAGAAGCTATGTTCCGTGACGGGTTCAACACCAGCTCAGAACATCAAGAAGAACTACAGCAAAGATGCCCAGCTGCAGGAATACGACACACCCTCCGCCTGTGTGGAAGCCCTGAAGAGCGGGGCCGTCGACGCGATGACCACCGATGACATCCAGCTTGCCGGTTATGCTTCGGTCAACCAAGGAAAGCTCAAGGTCGTCGGTAAGCCGTTCAGCAAGGAAAACTATGGCATCGGTCTGAAGAAGGATGACTCATCGGGCCGCGGAAAGATAAACGATGCCATTGAAGCCATGGTCAAGGACGGCGCTTGGGAAGCGGCATTCAAGTCCAACCTGGGACCATCGGGCTACGCCATGCCGGCTGCACCTGCCGTCGACAGGTACTAA
- a CDS encoding amino acid ABC transporter permease → MEILSEYSPQLLKAFATTIQLTVLSALGALIFGTLLAAMRVSPVWALRTLATGYVNIVRNTPLTLVVLFASFGLAQQLGITLVDPKSTTSITDSSFRLAVLSFVLYTATFVCEALRAGVNTIPVGQSEAGRSLGLSFTQGLTHVILPQAFRSVVGPLGSVLIALTKNTTVASVIGVAEASLLMKEVIENTSALIIVGLIFALGFMILTIPTGAVFGYLSKKLEIRR, encoded by the coding sequence ATGGAAATCCTCAGCGAATACAGCCCCCAGCTGCTTAAGGCTTTCGCCACCACCATCCAGCTGACAGTTCTCTCTGCCCTCGGCGCCCTCATCTTCGGAACGTTGCTCGCCGCCATGCGGGTCTCACCGGTTTGGGCCCTCAGGACTCTTGCCACCGGATACGTCAACATAGTCAGAAACACCCCTCTGACGCTCGTGGTGCTCTTTGCCTCCTTCGGACTAGCCCAGCAGCTGGGGATCACGTTGGTCGACCCGAAATCAACCACTTCCATCACAGACAGTTCCTTCAGGCTCGCGGTTCTCTCCTTCGTGCTTTATACCGCTACCTTCGTGTGTGAGGCTCTGCGGGCGGGGGTCAACACCATCCCGGTCGGACAATCGGAGGCCGGCCGATCGCTGGGTCTTAGCTTCACTCAAGGCCTGACGCACGTCATCCTTCCTCAGGCGTTCCGCTCGGTCGTGGGCCCCCTGGGCAGTGTACTTATAGCCCTGACCAAGAACACGACAGTTGCCTCGGTCATCGGCGTCGCCGAAGCCTCCCTTTTGATGAAGGAAGTCATCGAGAACACCTCGGCTCTGATCATCGTCGGCCTGATCTTCGCCCTGGGGTTCATGATTTTGACGATTCCGACAGGTGCCGTCTTTGGGTACCTCAGCAAGAAACTGGAGATACGCCGATGA
- a CDS encoding pyridoxal phosphate-dependent aminotransferase — translation MSTATTSLGRPAERLSKIKPSPIRQIFDKAAALDAAGEKVFHFEIGRPDFDTPDVVKAATAASLDRGEVHYGPNAGTPDLRAAIAEYLRSRRNTEYDPDTEVIVTIGANEAVFLALMAFCGPGDEVIVPVPAWAHYQSCVRLAGATPVPVPLNAADNFSLDLDAIAAAVTERTRMVIICTPNNPTGGVASHSEIEKLAQILEPTDALLMSDEIYADLVYEDIEHVSPAAIGNLRRRTLVIGGFAKAFAMDGWRLGWLAGPRELITPALRVRQYTTVCPPTFLQPGAATALRAARGDAEDMRREFEDRRRAGLKILSAVAGISVSKPDGAFYFYVTYPPALAEPAEELAMRLLETERVAVVPGTAFDPEGGTHAIRISYACNIDDLTEGLKRIARTLTPTQPEGAKQ, via the coding sequence ATGAGTACAGCCACCACCAGTCTCGGCCGCCCCGCCGAGCGGTTGAGTAAGATCAAGCCATCCCCCATCCGACAGATATTCGACAAAGCCGCCGCGCTCGACGCTGCCGGCGAGAAAGTCTTCCACTTCGAAATCGGGCGTCCTGATTTCGACACCCCGGACGTAGTGAAAGCTGCCACCGCCGCGTCGCTGGACCGCGGTGAGGTTCACTACGGTCCAAACGCCGGTACACCCGACCTTCGCGCGGCGATCGCCGAGTATCTTCGGTCCCGCCGCAACACCGAGTATGACCCTGACACCGAAGTCATAGTGACCATCGGCGCCAATGAAGCGGTCTTCCTTGCGCTGATGGCATTCTGCGGTCCCGGCGACGAAGTGATCGTCCCCGTCCCGGCATGGGCCCACTACCAGTCCTGCGTTCGTCTCGCCGGGGCAACCCCTGTGCCGGTCCCGCTGAACGCCGCCGATAACTTCAGCCTGGACCTGGACGCTATCGCGGCTGCCGTGACTGAACGCACCCGCATGGTCATTATTTGCACCCCCAACAACCCCACCGGCGGCGTGGCTTCGCACAGCGAAATCGAGAAACTCGCCCAGATCCTCGAACCAACTGATGCGCTCCTAATGTCCGATGAGATATACGCCGACCTCGTCTACGAAGACATCGAGCACGTCTCCCCCGCCGCTATCGGCAACCTCCGGCGGCGGACGCTTGTCATCGGGGGGTTTGCCAAAGCCTTTGCCATGGACGGCTGGCGGCTCGGATGGCTCGCGGGACCCCGCGAGCTGATCACGCCGGCCCTGCGCGTCCGCCAATACACCACTGTCTGCCCGCCAACCTTTCTCCAGCCCGGCGCGGCCACCGCACTCCGCGCGGCACGCGGGGACGCCGAAGACATGCGCCGGGAATTTGAAGACCGCCGCCGCGCGGGCCTGAAAATCCTTTCCGCTGTGGCAGGAATCTCCGTGAGTAAACCGGACGGGGCCTTCTACTTCTACGTTACCTACCCTCCGGCACTGGCAGAACCCGCTGAAGAACTGGCCATGCGGCTGCTCGAGACCGAACGCGTCGCCGTCGTCCCTGGCACCGCGTTCGACCCCGAAGGCGGAACGCATGCCATCCGAATTTCCTACGCCTGCAACATCGATGACCTGACAGAGGGCCTCAAGCGCATCGCACGGACCCTCACGCCCACCCAGCCCGAAGGAGCAAAGCAGTGA
- the namA gene encoding NADPH dehydrogenase NamA → MSTTLLESYTIRGVSFRNRIAMSPMCMHSATAEGFATDFHVMHYGSRALGGAGLVMTETAAVTPNGPIGPGDLGIWDDTHIPNLRRIVDAVHLVGGRMGVQIGHAGRQLGLPELTAVAPSAIAWGPGSRIPEELTQEGIAEIVEAFRTAAVRATEAGFDVIEVHAAHGFLLNEFLSPISNKRTDEYGGDHAGRYRIVREVLDAVRGVWSGPLFVRISSTDYVEGGNTPQDFVIFGTWMKEQGVDLIDASSGGTAPVKVSSFPGFQVPAAELIRREVGILTGAVGRIETGQQAEDILRNGRADLVFIGREMLKDPFWARTAADDLRQPIQAPAQYTRYGSAWQRTQPPLPAAPLDETVAA, encoded by the coding sequence TTGTCTACAACACTTCTCGAGTCCTACACGATCCGCGGGGTGTCCTTCCGGAACCGCATCGCCATGTCGCCGATGTGCATGCACTCCGCGACGGCCGAGGGATTCGCCACCGACTTCCACGTCATGCACTACGGATCCCGCGCCCTCGGCGGTGCGGGCCTGGTCATGACCGAGACCGCAGCGGTCACTCCCAACGGCCCGATCGGCCCTGGCGACCTCGGGATCTGGGATGACACGCACATCCCGAACCTCCGCCGCATCGTGGACGCCGTCCACCTGGTCGGCGGCCGGATGGGTGTGCAGATCGGCCACGCCGGCCGACAGCTCGGTCTCCCCGAGCTGACTGCCGTCGCTCCCTCCGCGATCGCGTGGGGACCGGGCTCCCGCATCCCGGAGGAACTCACTCAGGAGGGTATTGCGGAGATCGTCGAGGCGTTCCGTACCGCCGCCGTGCGCGCGACGGAGGCAGGGTTCGACGTCATCGAGGTGCACGCCGCCCACGGCTTCCTGTTGAACGAATTCCTCTCCCCGATCTCGAACAAGCGCACCGACGAGTATGGAGGCGATCATGCCGGACGGTACCGCATCGTCCGTGAAGTCCTCGACGCCGTCCGCGGCGTCTGGAGCGGGCCGCTCTTCGTGCGCATCTCCTCGACCGACTACGTCGAGGGCGGCAACACCCCGCAGGACTTCGTGATCTTCGGCACTTGGATGAAGGAGCAGGGCGTGGACCTCATCGACGCCTCCTCCGGCGGCACCGCGCCCGTCAAGGTGTCCTCGTTCCCGGGATTCCAGGTTCCCGCTGCGGAGCTCATCCGTCGGGAGGTCGGTATTCTCACCGGCGCCGTCGGCCGCATCGAGACCGGCCAGCAGGCCGAGGACATCCTCCGCAATGGACGCGCCGACCTCGTGTTCATCGGCCGCGAGATGCTCAAGGACCCGTTCTGGGCACGCACCGCCGCCGACGACCTCCGGCAGCCGATCCAAGCTCCGGCCCAGTACACCCGGTACGGCTCTGCGTGGCAGCGCACCCAGCCTCCGCTGCCCGCGGCCCCGCTCGACGAAACGGTCGCTGCGTAA
- a CDS encoding SDR family NAD(P)-dependent oxidoreductase, with amino-acid sequence MIPLSRAILVTGAARGIGKAVADKFARSGDIVMLHYGQSHAAAQDAVQHLPGQGHGLFSADLRDPRQIQELVAETVKQLGRVDVLVNCAAAPMVAHPIEKVSFEDWQNSWKAMLEVNLTGAANITYCAAQQMILQGDGGRIINIGSRGASRGEPEHPAYGASKAALHSMGQSMAVALAPHNVAVTTVAPGFVATERNSGRLAGAEAADILSQSPLGRVATPEEIAAAVYFLASTEAMWATGAVIDLNGASYLRA; translated from the coding sequence TTGATTCCCCTGTCCAGAGCCATTCTCGTCACCGGTGCCGCGCGCGGCATTGGAAAAGCAGTAGCCGACAAGTTCGCGCGTTCCGGCGACATCGTGATGCTGCATTACGGCCAAAGCCACGCTGCCGCCCAGGACGCCGTCCAACACCTGCCCGGCCAGGGACATGGGTTGTTCAGCGCCGACCTCCGGGATCCCCGGCAGATTCAGGAACTGGTGGCCGAGACCGTAAAGCAACTTGGCCGCGTAGACGTTCTCGTTAACTGCGCAGCGGCTCCCATGGTCGCCCACCCCATTGAAAAGGTCAGCTTCGAGGACTGGCAAAACTCGTGGAAAGCCATGCTGGAAGTCAACCTGACAGGGGCCGCCAACATTACCTACTGCGCTGCTCAACAGATGATTCTTCAAGGCGACGGAGGCCGCATCATAAACATTGGCTCCAGAGGAGCGTCTCGCGGCGAACCGGAGCATCCGGCGTACGGCGCAAGCAAAGCGGCGCTGCACTCCATGGGGCAGTCCATGGCCGTGGCCCTCGCCCCCCACAATGTTGCCGTTACTACTGTGGCACCCGGGTTCGTCGCCACTGAGAGGAACAGCGGGCGACTCGCAGGGGCCGAGGCCGCCGATATTCTGAGTCAAAGCCCACTCGGTCGTGTGGCTACACCTGAGGAGATAGCTGCGGCCGTATATTTCCTTGCGTCCACCGAGGCAATGTGGGCCACCGGTGCAGTCATCGATCTTAACGGCGCCTCGTATCTGAGGGCATAA
- a CDS encoding GntR family transcriptional regulator, whose protein sequence is MESGMDGNVKSKALRAPLKRRGMAQDVADRLRAAILAGEIAPGVRLNEVDLAASLSVSRGPVRDAIVLLRQEGLLQGDWHRGSRVTVFTRKDLDEIYSLRYITELLAVQRLIENRTDADLEVLKACAEDIERATQGGDRKRMLEADLAFHDAVYACGGHERLTNVWLGMRSQIALLLLNRQHGHDDYRDLIGPEHWDMYRVVRDKRADQAEELVRTHIETAFTRLKADMDNAALSSDAAAEGS, encoded by the coding sequence ATGGAATCTGGTATGGATGGAAATGTCAAGAGCAAAGCGCTGCGTGCTCCCCTAAAGCGCCGGGGCATGGCCCAGGACGTCGCCGATCGGCTACGGGCCGCGATTCTGGCCGGGGAAATAGCTCCCGGGGTGCGGCTCAACGAAGTGGACCTGGCTGCTTCGCTCTCGGTGAGCCGCGGGCCTGTCCGGGACGCTATCGTGCTGCTGCGCCAGGAAGGGCTACTGCAGGGGGACTGGCATCGCGGTTCGAGAGTCACTGTTTTCACTCGGAAAGACCTTGATGAGATTTATTCGCTGCGCTACATCACGGAACTGCTCGCCGTGCAGCGCCTCATCGAAAACCGCACCGACGCAGATCTCGAAGTTCTCAAGGCGTGTGCCGAGGACATCGAACGCGCTACGCAAGGCGGCGATCGGAAAAGGATGCTGGAGGCGGACCTGGCCTTCCACGACGCGGTCTATGCCTGTGGCGGCCACGAACGGCTGACGAACGTCTGGCTTGGTATGCGCTCCCAGATCGCCCTCTTGCTTCTGAACCGCCAGCACGGACATGACGATTATCGTGATCTGATCGGTCCGGAACACTGGGATATGTACCGGGTCGTCAGGGACAAAAGGGCGGACCAGGCCGAGGAGCTGGTGCGAACTCACATCGAAACCGCTTTCACGCGTCTGAAAGCCGATATGGACAATGCTGCTCTCTCCAGCGACGCCGCAGCCGAGGGCAGCTGA
- a CDS encoding Glu/Leu/Phe/Val family dehydrogenase has translation MTINTAFSPPVGSRESGAPLEAAHQQLAEAIELLGYSAGQHAMLRAPRREMTVSIPLRRDTGDIELLTGHRVQHNISRGPAKGGIRYHRGVDLDEIRALAMWMTWKCALIDVPYGGAKGGIRIDTALYSQPELERLTRRFTSEIMPILGPEKDIPAPDIGTDEQTMAWIMDTYSVNKGHTIPAVVTGKPISIGGSLGRASATSRGVVHCALAAMEDQKIRASGSSASVQGFGKVGAGAAEFLSDAGLKIQYVSDQHGALHASGGIDVQLLDDHVKLTGSVVGFRGAEPVPHDAVLEADVDVLVPAALEGVITADNAADIKARIVVEGANGPTTVLADQMLADKGTLVVPDILANAGGVLVSYFEWVQGNQAYWWTEDEVEEKLAARMTSAYREVSAYAKDRRLSMRSAATALAVHRVAEAHTLRGLYP, from the coding sequence ATGACCATAAACACTGCATTCTCCCCACCAGTAGGCAGCCGGGAGTCTGGCGCCCCTCTGGAAGCGGCCCACCAACAGCTCGCCGAAGCCATAGAACTGCTCGGATACTCTGCCGGCCAGCACGCCATGCTTCGGGCACCCCGCCGCGAAATGACCGTGAGCATCCCCCTGCGTCGGGACACCGGGGACATTGAGCTGCTCACCGGGCACCGCGTCCAGCACAACATCTCCCGCGGCCCGGCCAAAGGCGGCATCCGCTACCACCGCGGCGTCGATCTGGATGAAATCCGCGCCCTCGCCATGTGGATGACCTGGAAATGTGCCCTCATTGATGTTCCCTACGGAGGCGCCAAGGGAGGAATCCGGATCGATACGGCCCTGTACTCCCAACCCGAGCTCGAACGGCTCACCCGTCGCTTTACCAGTGAAATCATGCCGATCCTCGGACCGGAAAAGGACATTCCGGCACCCGATATCGGCACCGACGAGCAAACCATGGCCTGGATCATGGACACCTACTCCGTCAACAAGGGACACACCATCCCCGCCGTGGTCACCGGCAAACCTATCAGCATTGGTGGGTCATTGGGGCGGGCGTCAGCTACCTCTCGAGGTGTTGTCCACTGTGCGCTTGCCGCCATGGAGGACCAGAAAATCCGGGCGTCCGGCAGTTCCGCATCCGTCCAGGGTTTCGGAAAAGTCGGTGCGGGCGCGGCGGAGTTTCTGAGTGACGCGGGACTGAAAATCCAGTACGTGAGCGACCAACACGGCGCCCTTCACGCCAGTGGGGGCATAGATGTCCAGCTGCTCGATGACCACGTCAAGCTGACCGGCAGCGTGGTGGGTTTCCGCGGCGCCGAACCGGTCCCACACGATGCAGTCCTGGAAGCAGACGTGGATGTCCTCGTCCCCGCAGCGCTGGAAGGCGTCATCACGGCGGATAACGCAGCCGACATAAAGGCGCGCATAGTCGTGGAGGGCGCCAACGGCCCCACCACTGTTCTCGCGGACCAAATGCTCGCAGATAAGGGAACGCTTGTCGTTCCCGACATCCTGGCCAACGCCGGAGGCGTCCTCGTTTCGTACTTCGAGTGGGTCCAGGGCAACCAGGCCTACTGGTGGACCGAGGACGAAGTTGAGGAGAAACTCGCAGCCCGGATGACTTCGGCATACCGGGAAGTTTCTGCATATGCCAAGGACCGCCGGCTCAGCATGCGCTCTGCCGCCACCGCACTGGCTGTCCACCGCGTGGCCGAAGCGCATACGCTCCGCGGTCTCTACCCCTAA
- a CDS encoding amino acid ABC transporter permease — protein MSAAPAIRTLYDLPGPRGRAVNLIVSAVSLLAITAGVLWVMAALNEKGQLSADKWQPFITADMWRTYLLPGILGTLQAAALSVVLAMVLGILLGVGRLASNRALRYISGAFIEFFRAIPLLILMIFCFQLFANNSLFPSENLALAAVVTGLTLSNGAVIAEIVRAGIRALPRGQQEAAMALGLGGGQTTRLILLPQAITAMLPPLVAQLVVALKDTALGYQITYVEAVRQGIQAGSAYANYIPALLVIAAVMISINLALSRLATVVEKRIRNGRKTAALPGPETVLVVQEAEESVLPASRT, from the coding sequence ATGAGCGCAGCCCCCGCAATAAGGACCCTTTACGACCTGCCTGGACCCCGCGGGCGCGCGGTAAACCTCATCGTCAGCGCGGTCAGTCTATTGGCTATCACCGCCGGCGTGCTCTGGGTCATGGCGGCTCTCAATGAGAAAGGGCAGCTCTCGGCCGATAAATGGCAGCCCTTCATCACGGCCGACATGTGGCGAACCTACCTACTTCCCGGCATCCTCGGGACTCTGCAGGCCGCCGCCCTGTCCGTAGTGCTGGCCATGGTGCTTGGAATACTGCTCGGCGTCGGACGCCTGGCCTCAAATCGGGCGCTCCGCTACATCTCTGGAGCGTTTATCGAGTTCTTCAGGGCGATTCCACTGCTTATCCTGATGATCTTTTGCTTCCAGCTCTTTGCCAACAACTCCCTATTCCCCTCAGAGAACCTCGCATTGGCAGCTGTCGTTACCGGCTTGACCCTTAGCAACGGCGCAGTCATTGCGGAAATCGTACGAGCCGGGATACGCGCTTTGCCCCGCGGGCAGCAGGAGGCCGCCATGGCCCTCGGTTTGGGTGGCGGCCAAACGACCAGGCTCATCCTTCTCCCGCAAGCTATCACCGCCATGCTCCCACCACTCGTGGCCCAGTTGGTCGTAGCACTCAAGGACACCGCGCTGGGCTACCAAATCACCTACGTCGAGGCCGTCCGACAGGGTATCCAGGCCGGTTCAGCCTACGCCAACTACATCCCGGCCTTGCTCGTAATCGCCGCAGTTATGATTTCAATCAACCTCGCACTCTCAAGGCTCGCCACCGTCGTGGAGAAGAGAATCCGTAACGGTCGGAAGACAGCTGCTCTCCCCGGACCAGAAACGGTTCTGGTCGTGCAGGAAGCAGAGGAGTCGGTGCTGCCGGCCTCCCGAACCTAG